The DNA sequence CCCGACTACCCGGAGTCGATGAACGCCATCACCCTCGACTACGCCAGCGCCGCCATGGTGCACGTGTCGCGGCAGGAGGCGTCGCTCGGCAACATCTACCACCTCTGGAACACCGAGGCGATCCCGCACAACGCGCTGTTCCCCTGGATCCAGTCGTTCGGCTACAAGTTCGACACCGTCGACTTCGACGAGGCCGTCCAGCTGGCGATCAACGCGGGTCCGGACCACCCGATCTACCCGATGGTCCCCGTCCTGCTGCTCTACACCAGCGGTGACGCCGGGCTGGAGATGTCGATGGAGACCGAGGACGCCATCGACAACCGGTCGGAGTGCATCAACCTCCTCGACGGCATCAAGGGCACCGGCTACAAGCCCGCCCCGCTGGACGAGAAGTACATGCACGACTGCCTCGCCTACCTGGTCCGCCACGGCCAGCTCGACCCGCCGGAGGCGTTCCCCCGGCGGCGGTGACCCGGTGGCGCCTCCCCGTACCCCACCCGGGGAGGCGCCACCGTCACCCGCCAACGCCCCAAGACCGGCAGCGCGCGGTCGCCCCGACCGCCGTACCCCCGAGGAGACGCACCGATGAGCACCGACACCGACCTGTCCACGTTCGCCGTCGTGGTCAACGACGAGGAGCAGTACTCGGTCTGGCCGGCCGGCCGTACCCTGCCCGCCGGCTGGCGGGAGACCGGGTTCACCGGCCCGCGCGGCGCCTGCCTGGCGCACGTCGACGAGGTCTGGACCGACCTGCGCCCGAAGTCGCTCCGGCAGCGCATGGGCGCCTGAATTCCCGATCCCGGAACCACTTGCGGAGGCAGGTAATGAGCAATCCCGAAGCCGGCCCGAAGCTGTCGGCGGCAAAGGCCGAGCTGCTGCGCCGCTGGCGCGCCGGTGAGTCGGTGGCCGGCGTCCCGGCCGCCGCGGAGCCGACCATCCCGGCGTTCGGGACCGGGCCGGCGCCGCTGTCACCGGCCCAGCACCGCCTGTGGTTCCTGGACCGGCTGCTGCCCGGTTCCGCCGCGTTCAACCTGAGCCACTGCGTCGCCCTCGACGGCCGGCTCGACCCGACCGCGCTGGACGCCGCCCTGACCGACCTGGTCGAGCGGCACGACGTCCTGCGTACGGTCGTGGCGACCGTCGAGGGTGAGGCGCGGCAGGTCGTCCGCGACGACGCCCGCCCCTTCGCCGAATGGGTCGACCTGACCGACCTGCCCGCCGACCGGGCCCGCGGCCAGGCGCTGGAGCGGGCCCGCGAGGCGGCCGACACCCCGATGGACCTGGCCACCGGGCCGCTGGCCCGACTGGTCGTCTACCGGCTGCCCGACACCGACCTGATGCTGCTGGTGGTGCACCACGTCATCGCCGACGGCTGGGCGCTGGGCGTCGCGCTGCGCGAGCTGTCCGGGCACTACCGGTCCCGGCTCGCCGGCAGCGCACCCGCCGCCGCGACCCCCGGCCCGCGGTTCGCCGACTTCGCCGCCTGGCAGCACGACACGGCCGGCGACCTGTCGGCCGAACACGACTACTGGCGCGACCGGCTGGCCGGCATGCGCGCCCCCGAACTCCCCATCGACCTGCCGCGCCCGCCGGAGTTCGGCTACGCCGGCGACTGGCGGCCGGTCGACCTGCCGGAGCCGGTCGACCGGGCCGTACGCGACCTCGCCCGGGCCCAGGACGCCACCGCGTACCACGTGCTGCTGGCCGCCCTGACCGTCGTGCTGAGCCGCTGGACCGGGCAGCGTGACATCGTGGTCGGCGGTGCGGTCACCGGCCGCGAACTCGGGCAGACCCACGGGATGCTCGGCAACTTCACCAACACGGTGGCGCTGCGCAACGAGGTGGCCGGCGGCGCGACGTTCCGCGACCTGCTCGCCTCGGTCCGCCTGAACACGCTGGCCGCCCTGGCCCACCAGCGGCTGCCGTTCGACCAGGTGGTCGCCGACCTGAACCTGCCGCGCAGCGCCGCCCACGCCGGGCCGCTGCCGGTCACCTTCGTGCTGCAGCCCGGCGGCCCGGTACGCGACTTCGGCGGGCTCGCCGCCGAGCCGATCCAGCTCGGCTGGCGGACCAGCCGCGCCGACCTCGAACTGCACCTGTGGGACCAGCCGACCCTGCACGGCGGCCTGGTCTTCCGCACCGACCTGTTCGAGGCGGTCACCGCCGACCGGCTGGCCGCCCGGCTCACCGCCGCCGTCGCCGACCTGGTCGCCCACCCCGACCTGCCACTGGCCGAGCAGCCGCTGCTGCCGCCGGACGAGCGCGCGGAACTCGCCCGCTGGTCGGCCGGACCGAGCCGGCCCGCGCCGGCCGGGACGATCACCGAACTGGTCGCCGGGCAGGTACGCGCACGGCCCGACGCGACCGCGGTCACCGGGGTCGGCGGCACCCTCGACTACGCCGGGCTGGCCCGGACCGCCGACCGGCTGGCCGCCCGGCTCGCCGCCGCCGGCGTACGGGCCGAGACCCCGGTCGCGGTCTGCCTGGAACGCGGCGCCGGCCTGGTCAGCGCCGCCCTCGGCGTGCTGCGCGCCGGCGGCTGCTACCTGCCGTTGGACCCGGCGTACCGGCCCGGCCGGCTCGCCGCCACCCTCGACGACGCCGGGGCGACGGTGCTGGTCTGCGCGAGCACCGACGAGGCCGCCCGGATCACCGCGGAGACCGGCCGGGAGTTGACCGTAGTGGTCTGGCCGGAGCCGGACCCCGGCGCGGAACTGGCCGGGCCGGAATCCGACGCCGGCCCGGACGCGCCCGACACCTGGGAGCCGCCGGCGGTCGACCCGGACGCCCTGGCCTACCTGATCTACACGTCGGGCTCGACCGGCCGGCCGAAGGGCGTCGCGGTCACCCACCGGTCCGCGGTCAACTACCTGGTCTCGCTCGCCGAGGAGCACGGCTTCGACGAGCGGACCGTGCTCGGCGCGATCGCCTCGCCCGCGTTCGACGCCTCGGTCGCCGAGCTGTTCGGGCCGCTGTCGGTCGGCGGCACCGTACACCTCGTCGACGCCGAGGACATGGTGGACGGCAACCGGCTGGCCGACGCCCTGCGCGCCGGCGCGGTGACCACGATCTCCGGCACCGCCACCGTCTGGCAGCTGCTGCGCGGCGCCACCGAGCCGGTCCACATCGACGCCCTCGTCGGCGGCGAACGGGTCGGCGACGACCTCGCCCACTACCTGGCCACCACCCAGCGCTCGGCGTGGACCCAGTACGGCCCCACCGAGGCCACGGTCTGGGTCACCGTCACCCGGCTCGACCCGGACGGCCCGGTGTCGCTCGGCCGTCCGGTCCGCAACGTCACCTGCCAGCTGCTCGACGAGGACCTCCAGCCGGTGCCGATCGGCGCGGTCGGCGAGGTGTGCGTCGGCGGGGTCGCCCCGGCCCGCGGCTACGCCGGCCGGCCCGACCTGACCGCCGACCGGTTCGTGCCGGACCCGGCCGGTGCGCCCGGCGCCCGGATGTACCGCACCGGCGACTTCGCCCGCTACCGCCCCGACGGCACGCTCCAGTTCGCCGGCCGGCGCGACGAGCAGGTCAAGGTGCGCGGCTTCCGGATCGAGCTGGGCGAGATCGCCTCGGTCGCCGAACGGCACCCGGCGGTGGCGCAGGCCGCGGTCACCGTGTTCGCCGACCCGTCGACCGACGACCAGCTCCTGGTCGCGTACCTGGTCCGGCGGGCCCGCCCGGGCGACCCGGACAGCGATCTCGTGCCGACCGTACGCCGGCACCTGCGCGACGCGCTGCCGGCGTACATGGTGCCGGACCGGTTCGTGGTGCTCCCCGAGCTGCCGGTCACCGGCACCGGCAAGGTCGACCTCAACGCGCTGCCGGCGCCGGCCGGCAACGTACGCCGTACCGACACCGCCTACGTCGCCCCGCGCACGGCGCTGGAGATCGAGATCACCAAGGACGTCGAGGAGTTCCTGGAGATCGACCGGGTCGGCCTGCACGACGACTTCTTCGAGCTCGGCGGCCACTCGATCCGGGCCGCGCAGCTCGTGGTGCGGATGCAGGACCGGTACGGCGTCGAGATCGTGATGCAGAAGCTCTTCGCCTCCCCGACGGTGGAGCACCTGGCCACGCTGATCAGCGCCGACATCGACCGGCGCAAGCAGCTCGCCGACGAGCGCGAGGGGCTGCGCCGCATGGTCGGCGAGTTGTCGGACGACAAGCTCGACGGGCTGCTCGCCAGCCTGCTGGCGCAGCAGGGCCAGCGGCCGCCGGCTCCCTGACGGGCCGGCTTCCACCGGCGTCGTGACTTCGACCGGATCGTGACCTGGAGGAACCGATGCAGTTCGGGATGTTCTTCGAGCTTCAACTGCCCCGGCCGTGGGCGGCCGACAGCGAACAGAACCTGATCAACAACGCCCTCACCTGGGCCGAGCTGGGCGAGGCGGCGGGCATCGAG is a window from the Polymorphospora rubra genome containing:
- a CDS encoding MbtH family protein produces the protein MSTDTDLSTFAVVVNDEEQYSVWPAGRTLPAGWRETGFTGPRGACLAHVDEVWTDLRPKSLRQRMGA
- a CDS encoding non-ribosomal peptide synthetase — protein: MSNPEAGPKLSAAKAELLRRWRAGESVAGVPAAAEPTIPAFGTGPAPLSPAQHRLWFLDRLLPGSAAFNLSHCVALDGRLDPTALDAALTDLVERHDVLRTVVATVEGEARQVVRDDARPFAEWVDLTDLPADRARGQALERAREAADTPMDLATGPLARLVVYRLPDTDLMLLVVHHVIADGWALGVALRELSGHYRSRLAGSAPAAATPGPRFADFAAWQHDTAGDLSAEHDYWRDRLAGMRAPELPIDLPRPPEFGYAGDWRPVDLPEPVDRAVRDLARAQDATAYHVLLAALTVVLSRWTGQRDIVVGGAVTGRELGQTHGMLGNFTNTVALRNEVAGGATFRDLLASVRLNTLAALAHQRLPFDQVVADLNLPRSAAHAGPLPVTFVLQPGGPVRDFGGLAAEPIQLGWRTSRADLELHLWDQPTLHGGLVFRTDLFEAVTADRLAARLTAAVADLVAHPDLPLAEQPLLPPDERAELARWSAGPSRPAPAGTITELVAGQVRARPDATAVTGVGGTLDYAGLARTADRLAARLAAAGVRAETPVAVCLERGAGLVSAALGVLRAGGCYLPLDPAYRPGRLAATLDDAGATVLVCASTDEAARITAETGRELTVVVWPEPDPGAELAGPESDAGPDAPDTWEPPAVDPDALAYLIYTSGSTGRPKGVAVTHRSAVNYLVSLAEEHGFDERTVLGAIASPAFDASVAELFGPLSVGGTVHLVDAEDMVDGNRLADALRAGAVTTISGTATVWQLLRGATEPVHIDALVGGERVGDDLAHYLATTQRSAWTQYGPTEATVWVTVTRLDPDGPVSLGRPVRNVTCQLLDEDLQPVPIGAVGEVCVGGVAPARGYAGRPDLTADRFVPDPAGAPGARMYRTGDFARYRPDGTLQFAGRRDEQVKVRGFRIELGEIASVAERHPAVAQAAVTVFADPSTDDQLLVAYLVRRARPGDPDSDLVPTVRRHLRDALPAYMVPDRFVVLPELPVTGTGKVDLNALPAPAGNVRRTDTAYVAPRTALEIEITKDVEEFLEIDRVGLHDDFFELGGHSIRAAQLVVRMQDRYGVEIVMQKLFASPTVEHLATLISADIDRRKQLADEREGLRRMVGELSDDKLDGLLASLLAQQGQRPPAP